The proteins below come from a single Alligator mississippiensis isolate rAllMis1 chromosome 2, rAllMis1, whole genome shotgun sequence genomic window:
- the LOC102568851 gene encoding NADH-cytochrome b5 reductase 2 isoform X2, with protein MELSAVSGARAGGGSPERGVGSGASPGAASAFALLPLPASPAWRPEGPCPCTPEAIPAPSRPFLPRCPQEVSVLVAAVVVGASVLLLVFKAARTRAPIALRDPNAKYPLALVEKEEISHDTRRFRFRLPSPDHVLGLPIGQHVYLSAKINGSLVIRAYTPVSSDEIKGYVDLIIKVYYKNVNPKFPEGGKMSQYLNSMNIGDTIDFRGPNGLLVYKGPGITPMLQLIRHITKDPKDDTKCYLLFANQTEKDILLRTELEEVAKKHPSQFKLWYTLDRPPQDWKYSSGFITADMIKAHPPPGNDSIILMCGPPPMIQFACQPSLDKLGYSKNNIFAY; from the exons ATGGAGCTGAGCGCAGTGAgcggggcgcgggcgggcggcgggagCCCCGAGCGGGGTGTCGGGAGCGGTGCCTCGCCCGGCGCAGCCtcagcttttgcccttctgcctctgcctgccagccccgCCTGGCGCCCGGAGGGCCCGTGCCCATGCACCCCCGAGGCGATCCCGGCACCCTCACGGCCCTTCCTGCCCCGCTGTCCCCAGGAGGTGTCCGTGCTCGTTGCGGCGGTGGTCGTGGGCGCCTCGGTCTTGCTGCTCGTCTTCAAGGCGGCGAGGACGCGCGCCCCCATTGCGCTGAGGGATCCCAATGCCAAGTATCCGCTGGCCCTGGTGGAGAAAGAG GAGATCAGCCATGATACCAGGCGTTTCAGGTTTCGACTTCCATCGCCAGATCACGTATTGGGTTTACCTATAG gcCAACATGTTTATCTTTCTGCCAAAATCAATGGTAGTTTGGTGATCCGGGCCTATACACCAGTTTCCAGTGATGAAATAAAAGGTTATGTTGATTTAATTATAAAG GTCTACTACAAGAATGTCAATCCCAAGTTCCCTGAAGGTGGAAAGATGTCCCAATACTTAAACAGCATGAACATTGGAGATACTATTGACTTCAGAGGGCCAAATGGACTTCTTGTGTATAAGGGGCCAG GAATTACACCGATGTTGCAGCTAATTCGTCACATCACAAAGGACCCCAAGGATGACACAAAATGTTACCTACTTTTTGCTAATCAG ACAGAAAAAGACATACTATTAAGAACAGAGCTAGAGGAGGTTGCTAAGAAGCACCCCAGTCAATTTAAACTGTGGTACACACTGGACAGGCCTCCTCAAG ATTGGAAATACAGCTCTGGTTTCATCACTGCGGACATGATTAAAGCACATCCTCCACCTGGCAATGATTCCATCATTCTGATGTGTGGGCCACCTCCTATGATTCAGTTTGCTTGTCAGCCCAGTCTGGACAAACTGGGTTATTCCAAAAATAACATATTTGcttattaa
- the LOC102568851 gene encoding NADH-cytochrome b5 reductase 2 isoform X1: MELSAVSGARAGGGSPERGVGSGASPGAASAFALLPLPASPAWRPEGPCPCTPEAIPAPSRPFLPRCPQEVSVLVAAVVVGASVLLLVFKAARTRAPIALRDPNAKYPLALVEKEEISHDTRRFRFRLPSPDHVLGLPIGQHVYLSAKINGSLVIRAYTPVSSDEIKGYVDLIIKVYYKNVNPKFPEGGKMSQYLNSMNIGDTIDFRGPNGLLVYKGPGKFAIKPDKKSEAQIKFAKHLGMIAGGTGITPMLQLIRHITKDPKDDTKCYLLFANQTEKDILLRTELEEVAKKHPSQFKLWYTLDRPPQDWKYSSGFITADMIKAHPPPGNDSIILMCGPPPMIQFACQPSLDKLGYSKNNIFAY; the protein is encoded by the exons ATGGAGCTGAGCGCAGTGAgcggggcgcgggcgggcggcgggagCCCCGAGCGGGGTGTCGGGAGCGGTGCCTCGCCCGGCGCAGCCtcagcttttgcccttctgcctctgcctgccagccccgCCTGGCGCCCGGAGGGCCCGTGCCCATGCACCCCCGAGGCGATCCCGGCACCCTCACGGCCCTTCCTGCCCCGCTGTCCCCAGGAGGTGTCCGTGCTCGTTGCGGCGGTGGTCGTGGGCGCCTCGGTCTTGCTGCTCGTCTTCAAGGCGGCGAGGACGCGCGCCCCCATTGCGCTGAGGGATCCCAATGCCAAGTATCCGCTGGCCCTGGTGGAGAAAGAG GAGATCAGCCATGATACCAGGCGTTTCAGGTTTCGACTTCCATCGCCAGATCACGTATTGGGTTTACCTATAG gcCAACATGTTTATCTTTCTGCCAAAATCAATGGTAGTTTGGTGATCCGGGCCTATACACCAGTTTCCAGTGATGAAATAAAAGGTTATGTTGATTTAATTATAAAG GTCTACTACAAGAATGTCAATCCCAAGTTCCCTGAAGGTGGAAAGATGTCCCAATACTTAAACAGCATGAACATTGGAGATACTATTGACTTCAGAGGGCCAAATGGACTTCTTGTGTATAAGGGGCCAG GTAAATTTGCTATCAAGCCTGACAAGAAGTCTGAAGCACAGATAAAGtttgcaaagcatcttgggatgatAGCTGGGGGAACAG GAATTACACCGATGTTGCAGCTAATTCGTCACATCACAAAGGACCCCAAGGATGACACAAAATGTTACCTACTTTTTGCTAATCAG ACAGAAAAAGACATACTATTAAGAACAGAGCTAGAGGAGGTTGCTAAGAAGCACCCCAGTCAATTTAAACTGTGGTACACACTGGACAGGCCTCCTCAAG ATTGGAAATACAGCTCTGGTTTCATCACTGCGGACATGATTAAAGCACATCCTCCACCTGGCAATGATTCCATCATTCTGATGTGTGGGCCACCTCCTATGATTCAGTTTGCTTGTCAGCCCAGTCTGGACAAACTGGGTTATTCCAAAAATAACATATTTGcttattaa
- the LOC102568851 gene encoding NADH-cytochrome b5 reductase 2 isoform X3, with translation MELSAEVSVLVAAVVVGASVLLLVFKAARTRAPIALRDPNAKYPLALVEKEEISHDTRRFRFRLPSPDHVLGLPIGQHVYLSAKINGSLVIRAYTPVSSDEIKGYVDLIIKVYYKNVNPKFPEGGKMSQYLNSMNIGDTIDFRGPNGLLVYKGPGKFAIKPDKKSEAQIKFAKHLGMIAGGTGITPMLQLIRHITKDPKDDTKCYLLFANQTEKDILLRTELEEVAKKHPSQFKLWYTLDRPPQDWKYSSGFITADMIKAHPPPGNDSIILMCGPPPMIQFACQPSLDKLGYSKNNIFAY, from the exons ATGGAGCTGAGCGCA GAGGTGTCCGTGCTCGTTGCGGCGGTGGTCGTGGGCGCCTCGGTCTTGCTGCTCGTCTTCAAGGCGGCGAGGACGCGCGCCCCCATTGCGCTGAGGGATCCCAATGCCAAGTATCCGCTGGCCCTGGTGGAGAAAGAG GAGATCAGCCATGATACCAGGCGTTTCAGGTTTCGACTTCCATCGCCAGATCACGTATTGGGTTTACCTATAG gcCAACATGTTTATCTTTCTGCCAAAATCAATGGTAGTTTGGTGATCCGGGCCTATACACCAGTTTCCAGTGATGAAATAAAAGGTTATGTTGATTTAATTATAAAG GTCTACTACAAGAATGTCAATCCCAAGTTCCCTGAAGGTGGAAAGATGTCCCAATACTTAAACAGCATGAACATTGGAGATACTATTGACTTCAGAGGGCCAAATGGACTTCTTGTGTATAAGGGGCCAG GTAAATTTGCTATCAAGCCTGACAAGAAGTCTGAAGCACAGATAAAGtttgcaaagcatcttgggatgatAGCTGGGGGAACAG GAATTACACCGATGTTGCAGCTAATTCGTCACATCACAAAGGACCCCAAGGATGACACAAAATGTTACCTACTTTTTGCTAATCAG ACAGAAAAAGACATACTATTAAGAACAGAGCTAGAGGAGGTTGCTAAGAAGCACCCCAGTCAATTTAAACTGTGGTACACACTGGACAGGCCTCCTCAAG ATTGGAAATACAGCTCTGGTTTCATCACTGCGGACATGATTAAAGCACATCCTCCACCTGGCAATGATTCCATCATTCTGATGTGTGGGCCACCTCCTATGATTCAGTTTGCTTGTCAGCCCAGTCTGGACAAACTGGGTTATTCCAAAAATAACATATTTGcttattaa